The following coding sequences are from one Wenzhouxiangella sp. AB-CW3 window:
- the gor gene encoding glutathione-disulfide reductase: MSRFDYDLFVIGAGSGGVRASRIAAGHGARVGICEESRVGGTCVIRGCVPKKLLVYASQFAEQFEDAAGYGWQLGESTFDWPALIAAKDREIDRLNGIYIKLLENAGVDLHMGRGRLVDAHTVEVDGRKITAERILIAVGGRPGVPDIPGHELGITSDEAFHLAELPERVLVIGAGYIAVEFAGIFAGLGSRVTLAYRRDLVLRGFDHDIRKAVDAGLRGRGIDLRYQVSPARLERSGGGVEVTFSDDSSAEYDQVMFATGRHPYTGDLGLDAAGVETGAGTRIEVDNYSRTSVDSIFAVGDVTDRINLTPVALMEGHAFADTQFGGMDRPLDHADTPAAVFSQPPVATVGLTEEEARERYDSIRIFRSQFTPMKYTLAGRQEKGLMKLVVDAASDRVLGCHVVGLDAPEMMQGFAVAVRAGLSKADFDRTIGIHPTAAEELVTMRSPVS, encoded by the coding sequence ATGAGCCGGTTTGACTACGATCTGTTCGTTATCGGTGCGGGTTCGGGAGGCGTGCGGGCTTCGCGCATTGCCGCCGGCCACGGCGCCCGGGTCGGCATCTGCGAAGAATCGCGTGTCGGCGGAACTTGTGTAATACGCGGGTGTGTGCCCAAGAAGTTGCTGGTCTATGCATCGCAGTTTGCCGAGCAGTTCGAGGATGCTGCCGGCTACGGATGGCAGCTTGGCGAGTCGACATTCGACTGGCCGGCCCTGATCGCGGCCAAGGATCGCGAGATCGACCGCCTCAACGGCATCTACATCAAGCTGCTGGAGAACGCCGGCGTGGACCTGCACATGGGACGCGGTCGCCTCGTGGATGCTCATACGGTGGAGGTCGATGGCCGCAAGATCACGGCAGAAAGAATTCTGATCGCGGTGGGGGGACGGCCGGGGGTGCCCGATATTCCGGGCCATGAGCTCGGCATCACGTCCGACGAGGCCTTCCACCTGGCCGAGCTTCCGGAGCGAGTGCTGGTGATCGGGGCCGGCTACATTGCGGTGGAGTTTGCCGGGATTTTTGCCGGCCTAGGCAGCCGGGTGACCCTGGCCTACCGCCGCGACCTGGTGTTGCGGGGGTTCGATCATGACATACGCAAGGCCGTTGATGCGGGCCTGCGCGGACGCGGAATCGACCTACGCTACCAGGTTTCGCCGGCACGTCTGGAAAGGAGCGGGGGCGGAGTAGAGGTTACGTTTTCCGACGATTCCAGCGCCGAGTACGATCAGGTGATGTTTGCAACCGGGCGCCATCCGTATACCGGGGATCTCGGGCTGGATGCTGCCGGCGTGGAAACGGGTGCCGGAACCCGGATCGAAGTCGACAACTACAGCCGCACCAGCGTGGACAGCATTTTTGCCGTTGGCGATGTGACCGATCGCATCAACCTGACGCCAGTTGCTTTGATGGAGGGGCATGCCTTTGCCGATACGCAGTTTGGCGGCATGGATCGTCCGCTGGATCACGCCGACACGCCCGCGGCCGTGTTCAGTCAGCCGCCCGTGGCTACCGTGGGCCTGACTGAGGAAGAAGCTCGGGAACGCTACGATTCGATTCGCATTTTCAGGTCGCAGTTCACCCCGATGAAATATACTCTGGCGGGCAGGCAGGAAAAGGGGCTGATGAAGCTGGTCGTTGACGCCGCTTCGGATCGCGTGCTGGGTTGCCATGTCGTCGGTCTGGATGCGCCGGAAATGATGCAGGGTTTCGCAGTCGCCGTGCGTGCCGGGTTGAGCAAGGCCGATTTTGATCGAACCATCGGCATTCATCCCACCGCTGCCGAGGAATTGGTGACCATGCGATCACCCGTTTCTTAA
- the ccmA gene encoding heme ABC exporter ATP-binding protein CcmA has translation MNRMLETRQASFARSGESVFAPVDLTLAAGEALIVLGPNGCGKTTLLRMLAGILRPWEGEVIRHCQPAFLGHLPAFKGDLSCRENLAFQRRFHGGEGLNENRALARAGLAGLGLRPARTLSAGQKRRLGLAGLLVAPRSLWLLDEPYASLDDAGCQLVDQLLTEHLATGGAVALSAHQRKPILEVNLARLELTAAGAPE, from the coding sequence ATGAACCGAATGCTCGAAACCCGTCAGGCCAGCTTCGCGCGCAGCGGCGAAAGCGTGTTTGCGCCGGTGGATCTGACCCTGGCGGCCGGCGAGGCGCTGATCGTGCTTGGGCCCAACGGCTGCGGCAAGACCACCTTGCTGCGCATGCTTGCCGGCATTCTGCGCCCCTGGGAAGGCGAGGTCATTCGCCACTGTCAGCCCGCCTTTCTCGGCCACCTGCCGGCCTTCAAGGGCGACCTGAGCTGCCGCGAAAACCTGGCGTTCCAGCGTCGTTTTCACGGCGGCGAAGGACTCAACGAGAATCGGGCCCTGGCCCGGGCCGGTCTGGCCGGACTGGGCCTTCGCCCCGCGCGCACCCTTTCGGCCGGGCAGAAACGCCGCCTGGGACTGGCCGGACTGCTGGTTGCCCCACGTTCGCTATGGCTGCTGGACGAGCCCTACGCCAGCCTAGATGACGCCGGCTGCCAATTGGTCGATCAACTGCTGACCGAGCACCTGGCCACCGGCGGCGCCGTGGCACTTTCGGCTCACCAGCGCAAGCCCATCCTCGAGGTCAATCTGGCACGCCTGGAACTGACTGCCGCGGGGGCACCCGAATGA
- a CDS encoding DUF3293 domain-containing protein, which yields MTMPAYSDPQADLLQAFLQTEYRVLPSTNAAGVAIDVLIGRHHPRLDQFTEHRDWAIVTAFNPGGHADQPSANKQRHQQLLAAVASAGLDFLPACNHDPSDRWPDEPSLLIIAPDRDWLIALALRLGQHALVSARPSKAAELWLIAGTWPEPLPAHVRMVRQ from the coding sequence ATGACCATGCCAGCATACAGCGACCCGCAAGCGGATCTGCTGCAGGCCTTCCTGCAGACCGAGTACCGGGTATTGCCATCGACCAATGCGGCGGGCGTGGCGATCGATGTGTTGATCGGCAGGCATCACCCCCGGCTCGACCAGTTCACAGAACACCGCGACTGGGCCATAGTCACCGCCTTCAACCCCGGAGGGCATGCCGACCAGCCCAGTGCCAACAAGCAGCGCCATCAGCAGCTGCTTGCGGCCGTTGCCAGTGCCGGCCTGGATTTTCTGCCGGCCTGCAACCACGACCCGTCCGATCGATGGCCCGACGAGCCTTCCCTGCTTATTATCGCGCCTGATCGCGACTGGCTGATCGCCCTGGCACTTCGCCTGGGCCAGCACGCCCTGGTCAGCGCTCGCCCGTCGAAAGCCGCCGAGTTGTGGCTGATAGCAGGCACGTGGCCCGAGCCGCTGCCGGCCCATGTGCGCATGGTGCGCCAATGA